In Archangium violaceum, the following are encoded in one genomic region:
- the ileS gene encoding isoleucine--tRNA ligase codes for MSDAGAPPKDYKDSVNLPKTDFPMKGNLAQLEPRMLGWWAERGIWGKILERRTQAEPFVLTDGPPYANGHIHAGHALNKVLKDIVVKYRNLAGRRCDYIPGWDTHGLPIEQAVEKRLKDKKIDKRTLDREAFLEQCRAYALEFIDIQRTEFKRLGILGDWEHPYRTLDFPYEAQEIRELATFAKRGMLYRRKKPVYFCLTDQTALAEAEVEYEDHASPSVYVAFPAGPEVAERVPALKGKNVSFVIWTTTPWTLPANLAIAVNAEYEYVFYALGERVICVAKDLLSKVLAEVKADELAVKNVKVAGEEVSAAALVEPERILAYARGDELEGCTYRHVFYERQGRILLGEHVTLEAGTGLVHTAPGHGQEDYEVGLKYGLDIYNPVRQDGRYDESVGGWLAGKKVFEANPVVIDALVEKGALLNDKSDKVEHSYPHCWRCHNPVILSATYQWFIPLDKPLKGEKTFRQQVLDEVDRVQWVPSWGHSRIRGMLETRPDWCISRQRTWGVPIPIAYCEGCEESVISAELMEKVAAAVEKEGAGVWYRTPVKEFLPAGYTCQKCGKTEFRRETDILDVWFDSACAFSAVSERRQRIPADLFLEGSDQHRGWFHSSILVSVGTRDVSPYKACLTHGFVVDGAGEKMSKSRGNVVAPEKIIQQYGAEVLRLWVASSDYRNDVRLSDQILKGLSEGYRKIRNTIRYALSNLYDFDPAKDAVPAGELLTLDTWARGRLAEVVARVKKAYEAYEFHLVYATVVDFCAGDLSAVYFDILKDRLYTTKATGHARRSAQTVLHEVATVLLQLLAPVMSFTAEEAWQYLPGKKAESVYLTDFPEPAVKTDAALAERYEKLFAVRSAVQGLLEAARRDKMIGASLEARVVLSASGKAREFLKANEAELPGLLIVSQVELADGAGEKAQALNVAQVLGEEVKAEVLPAKGAKCPRCWTYSEKVESGAEVCAKCQEALS; via the coding sequence ATGAGCGACGCCGGTGCACCCCCGAAGGATTACAAGGACTCGGTCAATCTCCCCAAGACGGACTTCCCCATGAAGGGGAACCTGGCCCAGCTGGAGCCGAGGATGCTCGGCTGGTGGGCGGAGCGGGGCATCTGGGGGAAGATTCTCGAGCGGCGCACGCAGGCCGAGCCCTTCGTCCTGACGGATGGGCCGCCCTACGCCAACGGGCACATCCACGCGGGCCACGCGCTCAACAAGGTCCTCAAGGACATCGTCGTGAAGTACCGCAACCTGGCGGGCCGCCGGTGCGACTACATCCCGGGCTGGGATACCCACGGTCTGCCGATCGAACAGGCGGTGGAGAAGCGGCTCAAGGACAAGAAGATCGACAAGCGGACGCTGGACCGGGAGGCCTTCCTGGAGCAGTGCCGCGCGTACGCGCTGGAGTTCATCGACATCCAGCGCACCGAGTTCAAGCGCCTGGGCATCCTCGGGGACTGGGAGCACCCGTACCGCACGCTCGACTTCCCCTACGAGGCGCAGGAGATCCGCGAGCTGGCCACGTTCGCGAAGCGGGGCATGCTCTACCGGCGCAAGAAGCCGGTGTACTTCTGCCTGACGGACCAGACGGCGCTGGCCGAGGCCGAGGTGGAGTACGAGGACCACGCGAGCCCGTCGGTGTACGTGGCCTTCCCGGCGGGCCCCGAGGTGGCCGAGCGGGTGCCGGCGCTGAAGGGGAAGAACGTCTCGTTCGTCATCTGGACCACGACGCCGTGGACGCTGCCGGCCAACCTGGCCATCGCGGTGAACGCGGAGTACGAGTACGTGTTCTACGCGCTCGGCGAGCGCGTCATCTGCGTGGCGAAGGACCTGCTGTCCAAGGTGCTGGCCGAGGTGAAGGCGGACGAGCTGGCGGTGAAGAACGTGAAGGTGGCCGGCGAAGAGGTGTCGGCGGCCGCGCTGGTGGAGCCGGAGCGCATCCTCGCCTACGCGCGCGGTGACGAGCTGGAGGGCTGCACCTACCGGCACGTCTTCTACGAGCGTCAGGGAAGGATTCTGCTGGGCGAGCACGTGACGCTGGAGGCCGGTACGGGCCTGGTGCACACGGCGCCGGGGCACGGCCAGGAGGACTACGAGGTGGGCCTGAAGTACGGGCTCGACATCTACAACCCGGTGCGCCAGGACGGCCGCTACGACGAGAGCGTGGGCGGGTGGCTGGCGGGCAAGAAGGTCTTCGAGGCCAACCCGGTCGTCATCGACGCGCTGGTCGAGAAGGGCGCGCTGCTCAACGACAAGTCGGACAAGGTCGAGCACAGCTATCCGCACTGCTGGCGGTGCCACAACCCTGTCATCCTCAGCGCGACGTACCAGTGGTTCATCCCGCTGGACAAGCCGCTCAAGGGCGAGAAGACGTTCCGGCAGCAGGTGCTGGACGAGGTGGACCGGGTGCAGTGGGTGCCGTCGTGGGGGCACAGCCGGATCCGGGGCATGCTGGAGACGCGGCCGGACTGGTGCATCAGCCGGCAGAGGACGTGGGGCGTGCCCATCCCCATCGCGTACTGCGAGGGGTGCGAGGAGTCGGTCATCTCCGCGGAGCTGATGGAGAAGGTGGCGGCGGCGGTGGAGAAGGAGGGCGCGGGCGTGTGGTACCGCACGCCGGTGAAGGAGTTCCTCCCCGCGGGCTACACGTGCCAGAAGTGCGGCAAGACGGAGTTCCGCCGCGAGACGGACATCCTGGACGTGTGGTTCGACTCGGCGTGCGCGTTCAGCGCGGTGTCGGAGCGGCGGCAGCGGATTCCGGCGGACCTGTTCCTGGAGGGGAGTGATCAGCACCGGGGCTGGTTCCACTCATCCATCCTGGTGTCGGTGGGGACGCGGGACGTATCGCCGTACAAGGCCTGCCTGACGCACGGCTTCGTGGTGGACGGCGCGGGCGAGAAGATGTCGAAGAGCCGGGGCAACGTGGTGGCGCCGGAGAAGATCATCCAGCAGTACGGAGCCGAGGTGCTGCGGCTGTGGGTGGCCTCGAGCGACTACCGCAACGACGTGCGGCTGTCGGACCAGATCCTCAAGGGCCTGAGCGAGGGCTACCGGAAGATCCGCAACACCATCCGGTATGCACTGAGCAACCTGTACGACTTCGATCCGGCGAAGGACGCGGTGCCGGCGGGTGAGCTGCTGACGCTGGACACGTGGGCGAGGGGCCGGTTGGCGGAGGTGGTGGCGCGGGTGAAGAAGGCGTACGAGGCGTACGAGTTCCACCTGGTGTACGCGACGGTGGTGGACTTCTGCGCGGGAGACCTGTCGGCGGTGTACTTCGACATCCTGAAGGACCGGCTGTACACGACGAAGGCGACGGGTCACGCGAGGCGGAGCGCGCAGACGGTGCTGCACGAGGTAGCGACGGTGCTGCTGCAACTGCTGGCGCCGGTGATGAGCTTCACGGCGGAGGAGGCGTGGCAGTACCTGCCGGGGAAGAAGGCGGAGAGCGTGTACCTGACGGACTTCCCGGAGCCGGCGGTGAAGACGGACGCGGCGCTGGCGGAGCGTTACGAGAAGCTCTTCGCGGTGCGGAGTGCGGTGCAGGGGCTGCTGGAGGCGGCGCGGCGGGACAAGATGATCGGCGCGTCGCTGGAAGCGCGGGTGGTGCTGAGCGCGAGCGGCAAGGCGCGGGAGTTCCTGAAGGCGAACGAGGCGGAGCTGCCGGGGCTGCTGATCGTGAGCCAGGTGGAGCTGGCGGACGGGGCGGGGGAGAAGGCGCAGGCGTTGAATGTGGCGCAGGTGCTGGGCGAGGAAGTGAAGGCGGAGGTGTTGCCGGCGAAGGGAGCGAAGTGCCCGCGCTGCTGGACGTACTCGGAGAAGGTCGAGTCTGGCGCGGAAGTCTGCGCCAAGTGCCAGGAAGCGCTGAGCTGA